The following coding sequences are from one Coffea arabica cultivar ET-39 chromosome 11e, Coffea Arabica ET-39 HiFi, whole genome shotgun sequence window:
- the LOC113719226 gene encoding pentatricopeptide repeat-containing protein At3g22150, chloroplastic yields MRLSQTIMSSSALPLPHRCSFTTTTSFAQSNRTYSSTPVNNKAPLASPHLDQQCSSQDSIKRHFDHGFPQKAKTIRYRFSQLCKEGQIHVARQLFDSIPQPTTVLWNAIIIGYICNDLHHEAIALYSKMMKSSSQHQPDPYTFSSVLKACAETKELRIGKAVHCHILRSGIYAGRIVYNSLLNVYATCLSSFDALYSCDLVKRVFSTMPKRNVVAWNTIISWYLKTERPVEGLVHFVMMLKMGIKPTPVSFVNVFPATSRVMDVQIAHVLYGMVIKFGDEYVNDLFVVSSAIYMYAELGCLADARRIFDHCLERNIEIWNSLIGGCVQNNCAIEALHLFLEALEAQDDVGVDDVTFLSALTATSQLQSLGFAQQLHASLIKNSLVSHAILQNAIVSTYSKCNSISESFRVFNGMQERDIVSWNTMVSALVQNGMDVEGLMLVHEMQSQKFMIDGVTIAAVLSAASNLRNLDIGKQTHAYLIRHRIQFEGMNTYVIDMYAKSGMMKAAQAVFNMNCSKDRDPAMWNAMISANTHNGLIEKSFAVLRQMLELDLTPTAVTLASILPACSQSGSLALGKAIHGFAIRNFLDDNVFVGSALVDMYSKSGAIHYAESVFEKSPNKNSITYTNMIVGYGQHGMGDKAILLFNAWRGSGFQPDGVPFLAALSACSYSGLITEGLQIFESMRDHEVQPSLEHYACVVDMLGRVGRVVEAYMFADEIDEECNVLGIWGSLLAACRIHKNFELGKVVADKLLALAGGDKTTGYHVLLSNIYAAEGNWEYVNRVRRGMREKGLTKEVGCSWINISGVAHCFASKDEAHPVCCEIYEMLGYLSTNMKDAGYSASLRWQEVWVSEFGE; encoded by the coding sequence ATGCGGCTAAGTCAGACCATCATGTCTTCCTCCGCTTTGCCTTTGCCACACAGATGCTCgttcaccaccaccacctcatTCGCCCAATCCAACCGTACATATTCTTCAACACCTGTAAACAACAAAGCCCCATTGGCTTCTCCCCACCTTGATCAACAATGCTCTTCCCAGGACTCCATCAAACGCCATTTCGACCACGGCTTCCCTCAAAAGGCAAAAACCATTCGGTACCGTTTCAGCCAGCTCTGCAAAGAGGGCCAAATACATGTTGCCCGCCAACTGTTCGACTCAATTCCTCAACCAACTACGGTTCTCTGGAACGCGATTATCATTGGGTATATTTGCAACGACTTGCACCATGAAGCCATTGCTTTGTATTCCAAAATGATGAAGAGTTCCAGTCAGCACCAGCCTGATCCTTACACTTTCTCATCTGTTCTGAAAGCTTGCGCCGAAACGAAAGAGCTCAGAATAGGTAAAGCAGTTCATTGTCATATTTTGAGGTCGGGTATATACGCTGGTAGGATTGTGTATAACTCTCTTTTGAATGTGTATGCCACTTGCCTGAGCAGTTTTGATGCTTTATATAGCTGTGACTTGGTGAAAAGGGTGTTTAGTACTATGCCTAAAAGAAATGTGGTTGCTTGGAACACCATCATTTCTTGGTATTTGAAAACAGAGAGACCTGTTGAAGGGCTAGTCCATTTTGTGATGATGTTGAAAATGGGTATAAAACCGACTCCTGTTAGTTTTGTTAATGTGTTTCCGGCCACTTCTAGAGTGATGGATGTTCAAATTGCTCATGTTCTTTATGGCATGGTTATTAAATTTGGGGATGAGTATGTTAATGATTTGTTTGTCGTGAGTTCAGCAATATATATGTATGCTGAGCTCGGTTGCCTTGCTGATGCTAGGAGGATTTTTGACCATTGCTTGGAGAGGAATATAGAGATTTGGAACTCTCTCATTGGTGGATGTGTTCAGAATAATTGTGCCATTGAAGCACTTCATCTTTTTCTCGAAGCACTAGAGGCACAAGATGATGTTGGAGTTGATGATGTGACTTTTCTTTCAGCGTTAACTGCAACATCACAATTGCAGAGTCTAGGTTTTGCTCAGCAGCTACACGCATCCTTGATTAAGAATTCATTGGTATCACATGCTATCCTTCAAAATGCCATTGTGTCCACGTATTCGAAGTGCAATAGCATTAGTGAATCATTTCGAGTTTTTAATGGAATGCAAGAAAGAGATATTGTTTCTTGGAATACAATGGTTTCTGCACTAGTACAGAATGGAATGGATGTTGAGGGATTGATGCTTGTGCACGAGATGCAATCTCAAAAATTTATGATTGATGGTGTAACTATCGCTGCTGTACTTTCTGCAGCATCAAATTTAAGAAATCTGGATATTGGAAAACAGACCCATGCTTACTTGATCAGGCATAGAATTCAATTTGAAGGGATGAATACTTATGTAATAGATATGTATGCTAAATCTGGTATGATGAAAGCTGCACAAGCAGTGTTCAATATGAACTGCTCAAAGGATAGAGACCCAGCCATGTGGAATGCTATGATTTCAGCAAATACCCATAATGGGTTAATTGAGAAATCTTTTGCTGTCCTTAGGCAGATGCTTGAGCTGGATCTCACTCCAACTGCTGTCACATTGGCATCAATTCTCCCTGCATGCAGTCAGTCGGGAAGTTTAGCTCTGGGTAAGGCAATCCATGGTTTTGCTATTCGCAACTTTCTGGATGATAATGTCTTTGTGGGCTCTGCCCTGGTGGACATGTACTCAAAATCAGGTGCAATCCACTATGCAGAAAGTGTTTTTGAAAAGTCACCCAATAAAAATTCTATTACTTATACTAACATGATAGTGGGTTATGGCCAACATGGGATGGGTGACAAAGCTATCTTGCTTTTTAATGCCTGGAGGGGAAGTGGATTCCAACCTGACGGAGTTCCCTTCCTAGCGGCCTTGTCTGCATGCAGTTATTCAGGATTGATTACTGAAGGTCTTCAAATTTTTGAGTCAATGAGAGATCATGAGGTGCAGCCCTCTCTGGAGCACTATGCTTGTGTGGTGGACATGTTAGGACGAGTTGGTAGAGTGGTTGAAGCATACATGTTTGCTGATGAAATAGATGAGGAGTGTAATGTTCTAGGAATCTGGGGTTCACTTCTTGCTGCTTGTCGAAtacataaaaattttgaattgggaAAAGTTGTTGCTGACAAGTTGCTTGCCTTGGCCGGAGGAGATAAGACGACAGGTTACCATGTgctactttcaaatatttatgcAGCCGAAGGAAACTGGGAATATGTAAATAGGGTGAGAAGAGGAATGAGGGAAAAAGGTCTGACAAAAGAGGTAGGGTGCAGTTGGATTAACATTTCTGGTGTAGCACACTGTTTTGCATCTAAAGATGAAGCCCATCCTGTCTGCTGTGAGATATATGAAATGTTGGGGTATTTGAGCACCAATATGAAGGATGCTGGTTATAGTGCTTCTTTGAGATGGCAAGAAGTTTGGGTCTCAGAATTTGGGGAGTGA